The segment TCTGTTGATGAAATCTCTGTTTTAGTTGAGGtgatttccttcttcttcttcttcttcttcttcactgatACCTTAATTTTTCCTATAACACCTACAATTCCTTCGTTTTTAAGATTGCTATATTTCATACTTTACCCTATTCCCTACATTTAAACTAACTCACTCTTGTTATTTTCCATGTTTGCTTGTAACAACTTTAATTATTTTCTCTGAATTGAATAGAAAATTTTGTTCTGTGATGAATTATGATGACTCACTTGATGTTTTTTGTGTGACAGGTGGTTAATAGTTTGATCTTTGCTCTATCAAACACATTGATCACAACCAACACATCTACTTCTAGAAATTCTAATTATTTTGATACTCAAGAGATGTTGCATGTTAGTTCTGGAAATGAGATGCTGATGAGTTCAATTACTGGAATGCCCTTGGTCATTTTGACCACTCTCTATATTTGTGTTGTTAATAGGTATGTTATGATTTGTGATATGAGTCACATATGGGAAAGAATATTCAACATGATATGCCTTTTCAATCAAAAAGTAAAGATGCAGATTTGGATGGTGTTATAAACAAATCTATGAATGATGAACATACAAGAACCATATCTGTCAATCAAAAGAAGCTAAAAAGAGCTAGAAAATATAAAACCTCTGCTCATGATCAATTGTCCATTGTTGTCCCTTTGAGTGTAGAAGCTGTTGGAGAGGAGACACATCAGAAAAACACAGAAGCAAGTGAAGTTCTTCCTGATGTTCCAATGGTTGAGGGACAGAATATTCAACAACGCCTTTTCAATCTAAAAGTAAAGATGCATCTTTAGATGATGTAGTAACCAAAGCTATGAATGATGAACATACAAGAACCACATCAGTCAGTCAGTAGAACGGATTGGGTTTATGCTTCAGGTATGTATGTTTTTTAATTGGTTATgtatgtttattttatttataaaaaaactaataatatatatatatatatatatatatatatatatatatatataaatgttttgGTTTTGCAGCCACATGGGTTCTTTAACTGCTCTCCTACAGTGGATGTTCCTCCTAGTCTTGGAGCTTATGAGTCAGATGTGAAGGAGGGCCATGTGAAAGAGACGATTGCCACCAAGTCGATTTCAAATGGGTTGATAGCTAAGCTTTGAACATCCATTCACGTGTTTGATTTGTAAGATAATGCTATGTGAATATGAATAAGTACAATCGTTGTTTGCTTTTTAAATTTCCAAATTTCAGAACACTAAGTTGCTCAACTATCTATCTTGATGAACAAGCTACCATATATGTATATGATAATAAATTTTGGTATCAGAAATGTTTGGGATAAGAACAACTCCTCTAAGCTAAGCTAGCTAGTAAGTAGTAAGATATGCTACTGAGTTTCACCTCTCTAGATTTGCTGTTTAGCAAACACATGCAAGTGGATAGCTACCAAAATTTACTAAGACTTATGATCTTCTAATAAGATCATAGAGTATTGAAGACATGTTCTTTATCAAGAACATGATTAGCTAATATCATTTTCTATAGGTTGCAGTAATATAACTTGGTGGAATCAAAAGTTGAATGTGATGGTAACTTCTACGTCACTTAGGTACTTCATATGATCGCCCAACAAGAGTTGGGAAGTGAATTCATTTGTATTTATTTACAAGCCATTTTCACTTAAAATTTGATGGATAGAAACCAATAGAAATAACCTACCTAAATTTCCTAGCTCTTGGATTAAACTAATAGAAACCAACAGAAAGAACCTATTCTATGATTATGTCACGGTTAATTCAGCCAAATTAAAACCGCAATTAAAGAGCATAAATCACATGGGATACTGTTGTCTGGAGTAACAGAAGTAAATTcaaatatctgtcatatctcataTGGAATCTTCCAATTTGTTGCATTTCTCTATCAGCttaaaatatgatttaaactTTCGTTCTACAGATCTCGATACTAGATGGAGAAGAAGCATTAAAAGTCTTATGTGTAAGATCAAAGTCTTACTATAAGTTTTCCTAATTCAAAAATACTctttaagaaaaataaatattCGGTTATCTTTGACTTCTTAACATTGGTAATGACAAATGCAGGGTGGGATAGCTAACAGAGCTGTTGGAGAGACTCgtattcctctctctctctctctctctctctcatttatGCTAGTTGTTTGATTGATTTGTCAACTCATGTAGAGATGAATGCTGGAAGCAGTAGAAGTCACTATTCAGAAAGAAGTAACAAATGAGAAAAGGTGTTATAATTTCTTTGAGAATTTACAGTTTACTGAAATCATATTTACATTTCTGAAATTATTAACTGAACAGGGGGAGACGTGGAAAGGTTGTTCTTGTGGATTTGGCACGGTCTGAGAAGATAGGTGCTGAAGGGAAAGTTCTAGAAGAAGCCAAATCCATTAACAAATCACTTTCTACACGTGGAAACGTGATCAGTTCTTTGACTTCCAGTCCACATGCTAAATCATTACACATCCCTTTTCGTGATTCCAAGCTCACTCGCCTCCTACAAGATGCTCTTGTTAGTACATGCAGGTGGAAATTTATATGGAGAGAGTAAGGTTAGCAAGTAATATTATCTTTTGTGTCTCTCATCTCTACTCTTCAGCTCTGCTTTATAATTGCAATTGGGAGTGTTTCATGTAGGGACCTTTTTGATTTATCCAAGGACAACATATAGATTAAAGAGCATAAAATGAGAAAAGGTTTCATATTTCCTTAAACCATAGACCGACATGATGGATCTACTGGGATCTGACTTACCTGTTGAAAGCGACGAAGGAATGCAGTTTGCTTGGTCAGATGGCATCATGTTGCAGGTAAAAACAATTactactaaaccctaaaccctaaagaatattttatccattttccttgtttttttttctagattttaTTACATTATGTTTTGTGTTAAATGATCTATGTTCCTTTGTGTTTAAGTATTCTGGAGAGGTTAGCAGATAACAGAAATAGCATTCAGGTGGAGTTGAATGAACTCATGAAGTTGTGTAAATGGGAACGTAATGAGTGGTTTATGACAATGGAAACATCAAAATGGACACGTGAGAATTTTAAGAAGTTGATTCATAAGTATATTGTGAGTGACGATTGTGGattttttgttataatattttttttgcttATTTGTGCATTTTTAAGAATCAACAGCGTGTTTGAAATCACAGGATGTTCTAAAGCAACCTGTGGTGCTTATACTTACACAAGAAGCTGCTTGGAGTGGAATAAAAACAATAGCAGATCATACTTATGCTTCATTTAGTGATTCTTTTGAGAAATACAAGCAAGTTCTTGATGTTTCTTGCAATGAAACTCATTTTAAAAACAGAAGAGGTTTATATGGCCTTCACTTGGAGAAATAAAGTTGATCTTGCATTGGGAGATATACGTGTTGCAAAGTGTATCAAGTCTAACTACCCATGTGTCCCATTGGAGGAAGCTCAAGGTTCTTTACTTCTCTTACACTGTAATAATCCATATTCACACTTATTTTGCAGGCAATATAGATATTGTGAGCAAGTTCATAGAGTTAGAGTCCTTGAGTGGTGTTACTAAGGAAGAGTGGAGACAAGTGAGgcacacatttaaaaaaaaatcagcataaatcttgtttatagtgaGACACACAATAGGTTATTAGAactattagtttgtaaatttatgtacgttacaacttctattgatttgttttatctttctatGGAacaattatttgtatgacatcaaattttatgcaatggattgtattttttgcatatgatattttattttctattatgagacattaaatgcaaatttaatttcaaaattagtaaatctataaataatattttttttaaacatttaaaattattatacgcaataatgtgtgtcatcttcatttatgacatagcctttcttgacaggggctttaatgatacgcaatgcgagTCGTAAATGTGCGttataaggttacgacacgcaaatgcgtgtcgtcttcctttatgacaggg is part of the Lactuca sativa cultivar Salinas chromosome 7, Lsat_Salinas_v11, whole genome shotgun sequence genome and harbors:
- the LOC111881656 gene encoding midasin — its product is MASCCSILERLADNRNSIQVELNELMKLCKWERNEWFMTMETSKWTRENFKKLIHKYIDVLKQPVVLILTQEAAWSGIKTIADHTYASFSDSFEKYKQVLDVSCNETHFKNRRGLYGLHLEK